A genomic window from Vitis riparia cultivar Riparia Gloire de Montpellier isolate 1030 chromosome 16, EGFV_Vit.rip_1.0, whole genome shotgun sequence includes:
- the LOC117933301 gene encoding uncharacterized protein LOC117933301: protein MSRRRRSSGPLCSAFSTTPSLFNCWRRRRSSGCIALGFIRKLIFSLFHFLGLFDFLETDVSWSETHTQVSEYPPVSAVLIREILLVMKFGEAIINGDAPYLSGPLDGSRSEVVLDEMQDEFNQRL from the exons ATGAGTCGCCGTCGGCGGTCGTCGGGACCACTTTGCAGCGCATTTTCGACAACTCCATCATTGTTTAACTGTTGGAGACGGCGAAGGAGCAGTGGCTGTATTGCTCTGGGTTTCATCAGGAAACTCATTTTCTCGCTCTTTCACTTTTTGGGTCTCTTCGATTTCCTGGAAACTGACGTTTCGTGGTCCGAAACGCATACGCAAGTGTCAGAATACCCGCCTGTATCGGCAGTTCTGATTCGTGAAATCCTGCTGGTGATGAAGTTCGGGGAGGCGATTATCAATGGCGACGCGCCGTAT CTGTCTGGACCATTGGATGGATCACGATCAGAAGTTGTGCTTGATGAGATGCAAGATGAGTTTAATCAACGGCTCTAG
- the LOC117933133 gene encoding anthocyanidin 3-O-glucosyltransferase 5-like — MESSKPHAVLLASPGLGHLIPVLELAKRLVTHHGFHVTVFAIAASASPAESQSLGSAASSKLLHVVELPPADISSLVDADAAVFTRIVVMMRETIPSFRAAISAMKFPPSLMIVDFFGFEALEIPEFDMPKYTFVPSNACLLALTLYVPTLDVEVKGEYVDRAEPLQLPGCKPVRPEDMVDPMLERRNQQYLEYMRMGVGITKADGILLNTWEDLEPTTLKALRDHKAMAQFAKVPIYPIGPLTRPIGKEEARSELLDWLDLQPADSVIYVSFGSGGTHSSEQLAELAWGLELSQQRFIWVVRPPIENDPSGSFFTTGKGGGEHPSDYLPEGFLTRTKNVGVVVPLWAPQVEILSHPSVGGFLSHCGWGSTLESILSGVPMVAWPLYAEQRLNATMLTEELGIAVRPEVLPTKRVVRKEEIEKMVRKVMEENHSRERVKEVMNSGERALRKDGSSYNSLSQVASAAISFHKSTGAP, encoded by the coding sequence ATGGAGAGCTCAAAGCCTCACGCAGTACTCCTAGCCAGCCCTGGTTTGGGTCACCTCATCCCCGTCCTGGAGCTCGCCAAACGCCTGGTAACCCATCATGGCTTCCACGTTACTGTCTTCGCAATCGCTGCCTCTGCGTCACCTGCAGAATCCCAGTCTCTCGGTTCTGCTGCCAGTTCCAAGCTCCTACACGTAGTTGAACTTCCCCCAGCCGACATATCCAGCCTAGTTGATGCCGATGCAGCGGTCTTTACTCGGATTGTTGTCATGATGCGCGAGACCATACCGAGCTTCCGGGCAGCCATCTCCGCGATGAAGTTTCCTCCTTCGCTTATGATTGTAGACTTTTTTGGATTTGAAGCGCTTGAAATACCAGAATTTGATATGCCCAAGTACACTTTTGTGCCTTCAAATGCGTGTCTTCTGGCCCTGACGTTGTATGTGCCAACTCTAGATGTGGAGGTGAAAGGAGAGTATGTAGATAGAGCAGAACCGCTTCAGTTACCCGGTTGCAAACCTGTTCGGCCAGAAGATATGGTTGATCCGATGCTGGAGAGGAGGAATCAGCAGTACCTCGAGTACATGCGCATGGGAGTTGGGATCACTAAGGCTGACGGAATTCTGTTGAACACATGGGAGGATCTGGAACCCACTACGCTTAAAGCCCTAAGAGATCACAAGGCAATGGCCCAGTTCGCTAAGGTACCTATCTACCCCATTGGTCCACTCACAAGGCCGATCGGAAAAGAAGAAGCGAGGAGCGAGTTGTTGGATTGGCTAGACCTTCAACCCGCTGATTCGGTTATTTATGTATCTTTTGGGAGCGGTGGAACACACTCATCGGAGCAACTCGCGGAGTTGGCGTGGGGATTGGAGCTGAGCCAGCAAAGGTTCATTTGGGTGGTCCGCCCGCCCATCGAAAACGATCCATCAGGGTCATTTTTCACAACAGGAAAGGGAGGGGGTGAGCACCCATCAGATTACTTGCCAGAAGGGTTCCTGACCCGGACCAAAAATGTGGGAGTGGTGGTGCCGCTGTGGGCACCACAAGTGGAGATCCTCAGCCATCCATCGGTGGGAGGATTTTTATCTCATTGCGGGTGGGGTTCCACATTGGAGAGCATACTCAGTGGGGTGCCGATGGTCGCATGGCCGCTCTACGCAGAGCAACGATTGAATGCTACCATGCTGACGGAGGAGCTGGGAATTGCAGTCCGGCCGGAGGTGTTGCCGACAAAGAGGGTGGTGAGGAAGGAGGAGATAGAGAAGATGGTGAGAAAGGTTATGGAAGAGAATCATTCGAGGGAGAGGGTAAAAGAAGTGATGAACAGTGGAGAGAGAGCTTTAAGAAAGGATGGGTCCTCCTATAACTCACTCTCACAAGTAGCTTCCGCTGCAATTTCCTTTCATAAGAGTACAGGAGCCCCGTGA